CTGGAGACGACCGAGCGCGCCCGCGGCCACCTCTACAGCTTCCACCAGCTCACCGGCACCGCAGACCTCGAACTCGACCGGGCGGTCGAACTGCTGCGCGAGGCCGGGCATCCGGAGTGGGCCGAGACGGTGCGGACCCAGGTGCTCGGCCGCAACGTGATCCCCGGGCACTGGACGTTCCAGATCGTCGAGGCCTACGACGCCACGTACTACCAGCCGTTCCGGGAGACCGAGCGGGCCGCCGTGGAGGAACTGGCGGAGGGCCGCGACCACCTCCACGAGGCCGAGATGAAGGAGGCCCGCCGCACCGCGGGCCACCCCGACCACACGGCCCGCCCCGGCACCGGCCCGTCGCCCGGCGCGGAATCCGCCCGATGAGGGGATCCCGGCCGTGCGCCCCGTCCGGTCACCCGGCCGGGGCGCTGAGATGCTCCGGCACGCCGGTCCGGCGCGGCCGCCGGTCGAGGACACCGGGCCGGTCGTACAGCCGCAGCGGGACCCGTGCCGCACCGGTGTGACGGTGGGTCATCCGCAGCGCGGATGGGACCAGTGGGCGGGCACCGCTCACGCGGCGGTGCCGGGGACGAGGGGGCCGGACAGGCCGGCGAGGTGTGCCGCGCCGTCACGGACCATGCGCAGACCGCGGGGGAAGTCGCGCACCTGTCCGGCCAGGATGTCCAGGCCGGCGACCAGCGAGTGCGCCGGGACACCGCGGGCCGACAGAACCCCGGCCGTCCAGTCCAGGAAGTCGGTGAAGACGGCCGCGTCGTCCATGTACAGGGCCGTGGCCAGGAAGTCGACCAAGTGGGCCAGGTCCTCCGCAGTGCGCTCCCGCCGCGCTTCGTCGCCACCGCACGTGGCCGGGAAACGGCCCTCCAGCTCCGTCAGCGTCTGCCCGATCAGGCGCCGCCGCGACTGGACCACCATGGTGTACTCCTGGTCGACCAGATGCGGCAGGTCGTCGACCGCCTGCCGGATCACCGTCGGCCTCGGCAGGCCCGCCTCCAGCACGGCGGCGGCGCCGCGGGCGTCCGCCGCCCACGCGTCGGCGCCGAGGGCCCGCGCGTACCTGCCGTCCCGGCCGAACGCCCGGCCCCCGGCCAGGACCGGCACCCCGACGGACCGGCAGGCGGTGATGGCCGCGTGCGCCGTCGGAAGCTGGGTGGGGAGGGACCCGGAGAGCAGGACGGCGTCGGAGTCGGTCCGGTGCTGATGGGCGACCAGGTACGGCGTGGGCGTCTGGGCGCCCAGATAGTCGACCTGCCACCCCCGCAGCCGCAGGACCTCGGCGACGAGGCGGGCCGGGAACGCGTGCCACTCGCCGTCGACGCAGCTGACCGTCACCCGTCCGCGGCGCGGCTCGGACGGTCCACGCGTGTCGGGACGGGGCACCAGGGCGGTGATGACCCGCTCGTTGATCGCCGTGGCGGCGTGCTCCTGGGCGACGGTGATCCGGTCGGCGGCCCACTCGGCACCGATCCGTGCCTGCACCGCCGCGACCGCGTCGAGCAGCAGGCTCTCCTCGTCCCAGCCCGCGCCGAGAGCGGAACGGACCAGGTCGACGGCGTGGTGTTCGTCCCCGTCGAGCACCGCCCGCCACAGCGCGTCGCACAGGCCGTCGTCCGGCGCACGGGTCTCGCTCACGCGTTACCTCCCCGGCCGGCCCGCGACGGCGTTCCGCCCGCCCGTGCCGCCCGGCGCGCCCCTTCGCGGCGCGCCGATGGCGACGGCGGCCATGTCGTCGTGGCGGCCGGACCCCAGCCACTGCGCGGCCAGCATCTGCACCCGCTCGACGATCGCCTCGCCCGGCATCCCCGCGCACTCCGCCAGCGCCTTCCGCAGACGGTGTTCCCCGAACAGTTCGTCGCCCAGCGGCCCGCCGCGGGCCTCGGTGATGCCGTCGGTGTAGAGCAGACAGGTCTCCCCGGGAGCGAGTTCGGTCTCGGCCGTCCGCCCCGGCGTGGTGGGCAGCGCTCCTACGAGGGTGCCCCGCGTGTCCACCTCCTCCACCGTGCCGTCCGCGCGGACCACGAGCGGCGGCAGGTGCCCGGCGCTGGTCAGACGCAGCCGCACGGTGTCGCCGTGCCGCTTCACCGAGGCCAGCACCAGGGTGGCGAACCGCGCGTGGTGCGAGTTGAGCAGGGCCCCGTTGAGCAGGCTGAGGACCTGCTGGTGGTCGGAGGCCAGCGGCAGCAGGGCCTGCAGCGTGTTGCGGATCTTGCCGGTCAGCACCGCGGCGTCCAGGCCCTTGCCGGCCACGTCGCCCAGTACGACGAACGTCTCCTCGGAGGCGTCGGCGCCGGGGTGGACGTCGTAGAAGTCCCCGCCGACCCGTTCGTGGTCGGCGGCGGCGCGGTAGCGGCCCGCGTACTCCACCCCGTGCACGCTGTGCAGGGCGGGGGGCAGCAGGTCCCGCATCAGGGTGGCGGTGATCGCGGTCTGCTCGCTGTACAGGCGCGCCGCCGACAGCGCGGTGCCCGCGCGCGCCGCGAAGAGCCGGGCGAACCTCTCCTCGTCGGGGGTGAACGCCTGCTCGGTGCCGGACCGCAGCAGGATCAGCGCGCCCGCGGGCACTCCGTGACCCGGCAGCGGGGTGACGATCACGGAACCGACCGGCCCGGCGAAGCCGTCCGGGACGACCCAGCCGGGGATGTCGTCGGGATTGATCCAGCGGGCCGGCACCGGAGGGAAGCCGCGGAGGGCCTCGGCCAGCCCCGGGACGCCGTGCGGATCGACCTGGCGGGTCTCCTGGACCACCGGCTCGCCGCGCCGGGCGTGGGTCACGGCGTACCCGCGGCCGACGGGCGGGGTGACGAGCACGGCGGCGTCGGCGAGATGGTCCGCGGCCATCCGGGCCGCTATCTCGGCGCAGCGCGGCACGTTCAGCGACGACAGCAGGGTGCTGAAGAGCAGGGAGGCGGTGTCCGTCCGGTCCTGGGCGCGCAGCAGGGCCGCCTCGGCCAGGCGGCGGTCCGTGTCGTCGACCAGCCACCAGGCGACGCCGTCGGCCGTGGGGGTGGGACGGGCCTCGAAGACGCGGTCACCGATCGTTCCGGACGGCGTGCCCTCCGCGGTGCCGCCGGTGTGCCGCCGGTGCGCGTCCGACAGCCAGCCGGGCGGCTCCCACGACGAACCGTCGTCGGAGGGCAGGCCCGGCACCAGCAGGCGGGCGGCCCGGTTCCGGCCGACGACACGGCCGTGCGCGTCGAGCACCAGAACGGGGCAGGGGGCGTCGTCCCAGGTCGGAACGGAACCGACCCGCGCGTCGCCCGGGTGGGTGGGGGAGCCGGGGGAAGGAATCACGAGCTGAGGCACGCGTCGTGCGCACCCCACCCCCTCTCTGTCGCAGAAACCAGGTCCGACGGCCACGGTCCCCCATTCGTGCCGACGAAGCAACCTGCCCCGGACCGGCGTGGCCCGCCGGCCGACGCCATGGCCGGGCGGCCGTGTACCCTCGGCGGATCCCTCCATGCCGCGCGGCTGGTGACGCCCGGTGTCAGGGTGCGGTCACGGCCTCGCGCACGGCGTGGTGTACGGCGCGTGCCAGCCGAGCTCCCCACAGGGAACGGGGGCCGGCGAAGGCGTGCGCCCGCTGGTCAGGGCCCGGTGCGAGGGCGGCGACGCACACCGCGTCCGTGGGCGTTCCCGAGCAGTCCAGACCGGCCTCCACGAGCGCCTGCAC
The Streptomyces fungicidicus DNA segment above includes these coding regions:
- a CDS encoding cobalamin B12-binding domain-containing protein, whose protein sequence is MSETRAPDDGLCDALWRAVLDGDEHHAVDLVRSALGAGWDEESLLLDAVAAVQARIGAEWAADRITVAQEHAATAINERVITALVPRPDTRGPSEPRRGRVTVSCVDGEWHAFPARLVAEVLRLRGWQVDYLGAQTPTPYLVAHQHRTDSDAVLLSGSLPTQLPTAHAAITACRSVGVPVLAGGRAFGRDGRYARALGADAWAADARGAAAVLEAGLPRPTVIRQAVDDLPHLVDQEYTMVVQSRRRLIGQTLTELEGRFPATCGGDEARRERTAEDLAHLVDFLATALYMDDAAVFTDFLDWTAGVLSARGVPAHSLVAGLDILAGQVRDFPRGLRMVRDGAAHLAGLSGPLVPGTAA
- a CDS encoding PP2C family protein-serine/threonine phosphatase, translating into MPQLVIPSPGSPTHPGDARVGSVPTWDDAPCPVLVLDAHGRVVGRNRAARLLVPGLPSDDGSSWEPPGWLSDAHRRHTGGTAEGTPSGTIGDRVFEARPTPTADGVAWWLVDDTDRRLAEAALLRAQDRTDTASLLFSTLLSSLNVPRCAEIAARMAADHLADAAVLVTPPVGRGYAVTHARRGEPVVQETRQVDPHGVPGLAEALRGFPPVPARWINPDDIPGWVVPDGFAGPVGSVIVTPLPGHGVPAGALILLRSGTEQAFTPDEERFARLFAARAGTALSAARLYSEQTAITATLMRDLLPPALHSVHGVEYAGRYRAAADHERVGGDFYDVHPGADASEETFVVLGDVAGKGLDAAVLTGKIRNTLQALLPLASDHQQVLSLLNGALLNSHHARFATLVLASVKRHGDTVRLRLTSAGHLPPLVVRADGTVEEVDTRGTLVGALPTTPGRTAETELAPGETCLLYTDGITEARGGPLGDELFGEHRLRKALAECAGMPGEAIVERVQMLAAQWLGSGRHDDMAAVAIGAPRRGAPGGTGGRNAVAGRPGR